Proteins from one Periplaneta americana isolate PAMFEO1 chromosome 6, P.americana_PAMFEO1_priV1, whole genome shotgun sequence genomic window:
- the Dgkepsilon gene encoding diacylglycerol kinase epsilon isoform X1 translates to MWPLLFLWNTELFSVFLSTLTAILIFVVTINIIKYMTSDLHIPIRDTSKQHNWRHAKLLSKPCYCSVCEALMVTGEGAYCDCCGVCADRGCIKTADRKIKCKAITSCEKGPARHHWVKGNLPLGASCYVCDEDCGSEYGLVDWQCCWCQRTVHSRCRIHIEEVCDFGPYRSHLIPPSCVVLTKKRSTVRRKLQLRAVKSPGWKDWTPLIVMANRKSGNNDGAIILSLFRRLLNPAQVVDLAEHPPETALEWCCLLGEVRATVLVAGGDGTIGWVLNAVDKLQLKPSPGVAILPIGTGNDLSRVLGWGKEHHPNFDPGTFLEQVQKARLVELDRWNVQVHPYRHLGIRLPVRNMNMYNYLSVGVDAQVTLDFHRTRESPFYIISSRLINKMLYLTYGTQQVMERGFRDLDQRLEVYLDGVKAELPSIESIVVLNIPSWGAGVHLWNMGADNEDIAPQSYNDNKLEVVALYSSFHIAQLQVGLSQPYRVGQASCVQIKLKALTPVQVDGEPWEQHPAELNITFRNQATVLTCVEVG, encoded by the exons ATGTGGCCGTTACTTTTTTTGTGGAATACTGAATTGTTTAGTGTATTTCTTTCAACTTTGACAGCTATTCTGATTTTTGTTGTCACAATCAATATCATTAAGTACATGACTTCAGATTTGCACATACCAATCAGAGATACATCTAAACAACACAACTGGCGTCATGCAAAACTTTTGTCGAAG CCTTGTTACTGCAGTGTTTGTGAGGCACTGATGGTTACGGGAGAAGGTGCCTACTGTGACTGTTGTGGTGTTTGTGCAGATAGAGGATGTATTAAAACTGCcgacagaaaaataaaatgcaaggCTATCACTTCATGTGAGAAGGGTCCTGCAAGACATCATTGGGTTAAAG GTAACCTCCCACTAGGTGCCTCTTGTTATGTGTGTGATGAGGACTGTGGCTCGGAATATGGATTAGTGGATTGGCAATGTTGCTGGTGTCAGAGAACTGTTCACTCTCGGTGCCGCATTCATATTGAAGAG GTATGCGACTTTGGACCATATCGTAGCCATTTGATTCCACCTAGCTGTGTAGTGCTAACAAAGAAACGCAGCACTGTGCGTAGAAAACTTCAACTTCGTGCAGTTAAATCCCCTGGATGGAAAGACTGGACTCCACTTATTGTAATGG CAAACCGTAAATCAGGTAATAATGATGgagctataattctgtcactatttCGGCGCCTCTTGAACCCTGCACAAGTAGTGGATTTGGCTGAACACCCACCTGAGACTGCACTAGAGTGGTGCTGTCTTCTGGGAGAAGTTCGCGCAACTGTCCTGGTAGCAGGAGGAGATGGAACTATTGGCTGGGTTTTAAATGCAGTTGACAAGCTACAGTTAAAG CCAAGTCCAGGAGTAGCCATATTACCTATTGGAACTGGAAATGACTTGTCTCGGGTGTTGGGCTGGGGTAAGGAACATCATCCCAACTTTGACCCTGGCACATTCCTTGAACAAGTTCAGAAAGCACGTCTTGTCGAACTGGATAG GTGGAATGTACAAGTGCATCCATACCGCCATTTAGGTATTCGCTTACCAGTTCGAAACATGAACATGTACAACTATTTAAGTGTGGGAGTGGATGCCCAGGTTACTTTAGATTTCCACCGTACACGAGAGTCCCCATTCTATATCATCAGCAGTCGTTTAATAAATAAG ATGTTATATCTAACATATGGAACACAACAAGTGATGGAGAGAGGATTCCGGGACTTGGACCAGCGCTTAGAAGTGTATCTTGATGGCGTGAAAGCTGAACTTCCTTCAATTGAATCTATAGTGGTACTTAACATCCCTTCGTGGGGAGCAGGTGTTCATTTGTGGAATATGGGTGCAG ACAATGAAGATATTGCCCCACAAAGCTACAATGATAATAAATTGGAAGTagttgcattatattcttcattccatattgcccAACTGCAAGTCggactttcacaaccatacagagtagGACAAGCTTCCTGTGTTCAG
- the Dgkepsilon gene encoding diacylglycerol kinase epsilon isoform X2: MWPLLFLWNTELFSVFLSTLTAILIFVVTINIIKYMTSDLHIPIRDTSKQHNWRHAKLLSKPCYCSVCEALMVTGEGAYCDCCGVCADRGCIKTADRKIKCKAITSCEKGPARHHWVKANRKSGNNDGAIILSLFRRLLNPAQVVDLAEHPPETALEWCCLLGEVRATVLVAGGDGTIGWVLNAVDKLQLKPSPGVAILPIGTGNDLSRVLGWGKEHHPNFDPGTFLEQVQKARLVELDRWNVQVHPYRHLGIRLPVRNMNMYNYLSVGVDAQVTLDFHRTRESPFYIISSRLINKMLYLTYGTQQVMERGFRDLDQRLEVYLDGVKAELPSIESIVVLNIPSWGAGVHLWNMGADNEDIAPQSYNDNKLEVVALYSSFHIAQLQVGLSQPYRVGQASCVQIKLKALTPVQVDGEPWEQHPAELNITFRNQATVLTCVEVG, encoded by the exons ATGTGGCCGTTACTTTTTTTGTGGAATACTGAATTGTTTAGTGTATTTCTTTCAACTTTGACAGCTATTCTGATTTTTGTTGTCACAATCAATATCATTAAGTACATGACTTCAGATTTGCACATACCAATCAGAGATACATCTAAACAACACAACTGGCGTCATGCAAAACTTTTGTCGAAG CCTTGTTACTGCAGTGTTTGTGAGGCACTGATGGTTACGGGAGAAGGTGCCTACTGTGACTGTTGTGGTGTTTGTGCAGATAGAGGATGTATTAAAACTGCcgacagaaaaataaaatgcaaggCTATCACTTCATGTGAGAAGGGTCCTGCAAGACATCATTGGGTTAAAG CAAACCGTAAATCAGGTAATAATGATGgagctataattctgtcactatttCGGCGCCTCTTGAACCCTGCACAAGTAGTGGATTTGGCTGAACACCCACCTGAGACTGCACTAGAGTGGTGCTGTCTTCTGGGAGAAGTTCGCGCAACTGTCCTGGTAGCAGGAGGAGATGGAACTATTGGCTGGGTTTTAAATGCAGTTGACAAGCTACAGTTAAAG CCAAGTCCAGGAGTAGCCATATTACCTATTGGAACTGGAAATGACTTGTCTCGGGTGTTGGGCTGGGGTAAGGAACATCATCCCAACTTTGACCCTGGCACATTCCTTGAACAAGTTCAGAAAGCACGTCTTGTCGAACTGGATAG GTGGAATGTACAAGTGCATCCATACCGCCATTTAGGTATTCGCTTACCAGTTCGAAACATGAACATGTACAACTATTTAAGTGTGGGAGTGGATGCCCAGGTTACTTTAGATTTCCACCGTACACGAGAGTCCCCATTCTATATCATCAGCAGTCGTTTAATAAATAAG ATGTTATATCTAACATATGGAACACAACAAGTGATGGAGAGAGGATTCCGGGACTTGGACCAGCGCTTAGAAGTGTATCTTGATGGCGTGAAAGCTGAACTTCCTTCAATTGAATCTATAGTGGTACTTAACATCCCTTCGTGGGGAGCAGGTGTTCATTTGTGGAATATGGGTGCAG ACAATGAAGATATTGCCCCACAAAGCTACAATGATAATAAATTGGAAGTagttgcattatattcttcattccatattgcccAACTGCAAGTCggactttcacaaccatacagagtagGACAAGCTTCCTGTGTTCAG